In one Lysobacter alkalisoli genomic region, the following are encoded:
- the atpB gene encoding F0F1 ATP synthase subunit A — protein MAGEAELTPTGYINHHLQNLTTSVGEGGFWTLHLDTLITAVLMGLLIVFAFWAATRKATSGVPGKWQAFVEICLEFVDKQARDTYHGPSRLVTPIAITLFFWILMMNLLKMIPADFIAKPLELAGVHYWKPVPTADVNATLGMSISVFFLMLFFAIRAKGFGGFTKEFLTAPFGKWMMPFNLIINIVEWVSKPISLAMRLFGNMFGGEIVFLLIWVLGGAGIIGALAGGVFGLGWMLFHLLVIPLQAFIFMMLSIVYLSLSEDAH, from the coding sequence ATGGCGGGCGAGGCCGAACTGACTCCCACCGGGTACATCAACCACCACCTGCAGAACCTGACCACGTCGGTCGGTGAGGGTGGCTTCTGGACCTTGCACCTGGACACCCTGATCACCGCGGTCCTGATGGGCCTGCTGATCGTGTTCGCGTTCTGGGCGGCGACCCGCAAGGCCACCTCCGGCGTGCCGGGCAAGTGGCAGGCCTTCGTCGAGATCTGCCTGGAGTTCGTCGACAAGCAGGCGCGTGACACCTATCACGGCCCGAGCCGGCTGGTGACGCCGATCGCGATCACCCTGTTCTTCTGGATCCTGATGATGAACCTGCTGAAGATGATTCCGGCAGACTTCATCGCCAAGCCGCTCGAACTGGCCGGCGTGCACTACTGGAAGCCGGTCCCGACCGCCGACGTCAACGCGACGCTGGGCATGTCGATCAGCGTGTTCTTCCTGATGCTGTTCTTCGCGATCCGCGCCAAGGGCTTCGGCGGCTTCACCAAGGAGTTCCTGACCGCGCCCTTCGGCAAGTGGATGATGCCGTTCAACCTGATCATCAACATCGTCGAGTGGGTGAGCAAACCGATCTCGCTGGCGATGCGACTGTTCGGCAACATGTTCGGCGGCGAGATCGTGTTCCTGCTGATCTGGGTACTCGGTGGCGCCGGCATCATCGGTGCGCTCGCGGGCGGCGTGTTCGGCCTCGGCTGGATGCTGTTCCACCTGCTGGTGATCCCGCTGCAGGCGTTCATCTTCATGATGCTGTCGATCGTTTACCTGAGCCTGTCGGAAGACGCCCACTAA